A single Fundidesulfovibrio soli DNA region contains:
- the mfd gene encoding transcription-repair coupling factor has protein sequence MAKSQLPLSDLLSGKSQSLSVYKSGPGSLVSLCRDIRAKGRPVVVLAPGAADMAQLTALMQLYFPQEGPAGPERPWAALPSYTPAPPGSALWARRWAFLHACASDVEPRILCLSVDNLLPKWPPLAALAHNVLELRAGEEISPEMILDQTVLWGYKRVGMASQPGDLALRGDLLDIFPPGYDQPVRLEFFGDTLESIRLFDANSQRSQAPLERVSILPVAPAVLSEEFKEQARANWARLAQTGELNRSAQAHMEDMLLRGDGNIWPGLYYEAPVPLERWLPKNAVFVLHQSASLRPRLEEQELAWATELEKLAGAQGFPWPRHQLVWPEAMSRRTWMDRPQLVFEDLVIGREKHGTDLPERHIDNFADLFWRPDEARRPWSTLVAGLKQWQEERRQVLFSFHSRQSRKKFLKLAEHEGFAFSQEAPAGRPGLYALVSPLRRGMELGWNNCLVLPEDVIQPGANKAARPKPEKGFKGLTAFDDLNLGDLLVHRDYGLARFEELTRLSVDQAANDYLLLLFDGGDKLYLPVDRLGLVQRYKGPEGTDPSLDRLGGARWKTSREKARKAIEKIAQDLVEMYAYRRVAKGYAYGPVNELYWEFEATFGFEETPDQERAISDVLEDMERPEPMDRLVCGDVGFGKTEVAMRAAFRAVLDGKQVALLCPTTVLAEQHYQNFVKRLEGFAVNVGMLSRFVPPKRAKLVTEQAAKGELDILIGTHRLLSKDVSFPRLGLIILDEEQRFGVKHKEKLKTLKKNVDALTLSATPIPRTLQLSLSGIRGLSVMETPPADRKVVETALVERDEAMLANIVARELERGGQVFWVHNRVHSLAAAGEFVRKIAPGARIGMAHGQMAEKDLEESMHKFWHGEIDVLVCTAIIESGLDFPRANTLVVDNAQMFGLGQLYQLRGRVGRSERQAYAYFVVPSLDRVPELARKRLQVILDMDYLGAGFQIAMEDLRLRGAGNILGEAQSGHIAKIGLDLFLEMLDEEVRRVKGEPPREEVETELTLGIPARIPETYVPDSKERLRLYKRLTTAHGEAELAEVLADIRDLWGHTPEEVENFAAVLGLKRILTKLGVRKADIHPSKLALTWDAQAASLSPESLLAWIAPRQGWVKLLPPAKLDIRLPQEGTVRENLLFAAKELAGLVS, from the coding sequence ATGGCCAAATCACAACTGCCTCTTTCCGACCTGCTTTCGGGCAAATCCCAGTCGCTGAGCGTCTACAAGAGCGGACCGGGCAGCCTGGTCAGCCTCTGCCGCGACATCCGCGCCAAGGGCAGGCCCGTGGTGGTGCTCGCCCCGGGCGCGGCCGACATGGCCCAGCTCACGGCGCTCATGCAGCTCTATTTCCCCCAGGAAGGGCCGGCCGGGCCGGAGCGCCCCTGGGCCGCCCTGCCGTCCTACACCCCGGCGCCGCCCGGCTCCGCGCTCTGGGCCAGGCGCTGGGCCTTCCTGCACGCCTGCGCCAGCGACGTGGAGCCCCGGATACTCTGCCTGAGCGTGGACAACCTGCTGCCCAAGTGGCCGCCCCTGGCGGCGCTTGCGCACAACGTGCTGGAGCTGCGCGCCGGGGAGGAGATCTCCCCGGAGATGATCCTGGATCAGACCGTGCTCTGGGGCTACAAGCGCGTGGGCATGGCCTCCCAGCCGGGCGACCTGGCCCTGCGCGGCGACCTGCTGGACATCTTCCCCCCCGGGTACGACCAGCCCGTGCGCCTGGAGTTCTTCGGCGACACCCTGGAGAGCATCCGCCTGTTCGACGCCAACTCGCAGCGCTCCCAGGCCCCGCTGGAGCGCGTCTCCATCCTGCCGGTGGCCCCGGCCGTGCTCTCGGAGGAGTTCAAGGAGCAGGCCCGCGCCAACTGGGCCAGGCTGGCCCAGACCGGGGAGCTCAACCGCTCGGCCCAGGCCCACATGGAGGACATGCTCCTGCGCGGGGACGGCAACATCTGGCCGGGGCTCTACTACGAGGCCCCCGTGCCGCTGGAGCGCTGGCTGCCCAAGAACGCCGTGTTCGTGCTGCACCAGTCCGCCAGCCTGCGCCCCCGCCTGGAGGAGCAGGAGCTGGCCTGGGCAACGGAGCTCGAGAAGCTGGCGGGAGCCCAGGGCTTCCCCTGGCCCAGGCACCAACTGGTCTGGCCCGAGGCCATGTCCCGCCGCACCTGGATGGACAGGCCCCAGCTGGTGTTCGAGGATCTGGTCATCGGGCGAGAGAAACACGGCACCGACCTGCCCGAGCGCCACATCGACAATTTCGCCGACCTGTTCTGGCGCCCCGACGAGGCCCGCCGCCCCTGGAGCACCCTGGTGGCAGGGCTCAAACAGTGGCAGGAGGAGCGCAGGCAGGTGCTGTTCTCCTTCCATTCGCGCCAATCCCGCAAAAAGTTCCTCAAGCTGGCCGAGCACGAGGGCTTCGCCTTCTCGCAGGAGGCCCCGGCCGGCCGCCCCGGCCTCTACGCCCTGGTCTCCCCCCTGCGGCGCGGCATGGAGCTCGGTTGGAACAACTGCCTGGTCCTGCCGGAGGACGTGATCCAGCCTGGGGCCAACAAGGCCGCCCGCCCCAAACCGGAGAAGGGCTTCAAGGGCCTCACCGCCTTCGACGACCTCAACCTCGGCGACCTGCTGGTGCACCGGGACTACGGCCTCGCCCGCTTCGAGGAGCTGACCCGCCTCTCGGTGGACCAGGCCGCCAACGACTACCTGCTGCTGCTCTTCGACGGCGGAGACAAGCTCTACCTGCCGGTGGACCGCCTGGGCCTGGTGCAGCGCTACAAAGGCCCCGAGGGCACCGACCCCTCCCTGGACCGCCTCGGCGGCGCCCGCTGGAAGACCAGCCGGGAAAAGGCCCGCAAGGCCATCGAGAAGATCGCCCAGGATCTGGTGGAGATGTACGCCTACCGCCGGGTGGCCAAGGGCTACGCATACGGGCCGGTCAACGAGCTGTACTGGGAGTTCGAGGCCACCTTCGGCTTCGAGGAGACCCCCGACCAGGAGCGCGCCATCTCCGACGTGCTGGAGGATATGGAGCGCCCCGAGCCCATGGACCGCCTGGTCTGCGGCGACGTGGGCTTCGGCAAGACCGAGGTGGCCATGCGCGCCGCCTTCCGCGCCGTGCTGGACGGCAAACAGGTGGCCCTCCTGTGCCCCACCACGGTGCTGGCCGAGCAGCACTACCAGAACTTCGTCAAGCGCCTGGAGGGCTTCGCCGTGAACGTGGGCATGCTCTCGCGCTTCGTGCCCCCCAAGCGGGCCAAGCTGGTCACGGAGCAGGCCGCCAAGGGCGAGCTGGACATCCTCATCGGCACGCACCGCCTGCTCTCCAAGGACGTGAGCTTCCCGCGCCTGGGACTGATCATCCTCGACGAGGAGCAGCGCTTCGGCGTCAAGCACAAGGAAAAGCTCAAGACCCTCAAGAAGAACGTGGACGCCCTCACCCTCTCGGCCACGCCCATCCCGCGCACCTTGCAGCTCTCGCTGTCGGGCATCCGGGGGCTTTCCGTGATGGAGACCCCCCCAGCGGACCGCAAGGTCGTGGAGACCGCCCTGGTGGAGCGCGACGAGGCCATGCTGGCCAACATCGTGGCCCGGGAGCTGGAGCGCGGGGGGCAGGTGTTCTGGGTGCACAACCGCGTGCACAGCCTGGCCGCCGCGGGCGAATTCGTGCGCAAGATCGCCCCGGGGGCGCGCATCGGCATGGCCCACGGCCAGATGGCCGAGAAGGACCTGGAAGAGTCCATGCACAAGTTCTGGCACGGCGAGATCGACGTGCTGGTCTGCACGGCCATCATCGAATCCGGGCTGGACTTCCCCCGGGCCAACACCCTGGTGGTGGACAACGCCCAGATGTTCGGCCTGGGGCAGCTCTACCAGTTGCGCGGCCGGGTGGGGCGCTCGGAGCGCCAGGCCTACGCCTACTTCGTGGTGCCGTCGCTGGACCGGGTGCCCGAGCTGGCCCGCAAGCGCCTGCAGGTCATCCTGGACATGGACTACCTGGGCGCGGGCTTCCAGATCGCCATGGAGGACCTGCGCCTGCGCGGCGCGGGCAACATCCTGGGCGAGGCGCAGTCCGGGCATATCGCCAAGATCGGCCTGGACCTCTTCCTGGAGATGCTCGACGAGGAAGTGCGCCGCGTCAAAGGCGAGCCGCCCCGCGAGGAGGTGGAGACGGAGCTCACCCTGGGCATCCCCGCGCGCATCCCCGAGACCTACGTGCCCGACTCCAAGGAGCGGCTGCGGCTCTACAAGCGCCTCACCACGGCCCACGGCGAGGCCGAGCTGGCCGAGGTGCTGGCCGACATCCGCGACCTCTGGGGCCATACGCCCGAGGAAGTGGAGAACTTCGCGGCCGTGCTGGGCCTCAAGCGCATTCTGACCAAGCTCGGGGTGCGCAAGGCGGACATCCATCCCTCCAAGCTGGCCCTCACCTGGGACGCCCAGGCCGCCTCGCTCTCGCCCGAATCCCTGCTGGCCTGGATCGCTCCGCGCCAGGGTTGGGTGAAGCTGTTGCCGCCCGCCAAACTGGACATCCGCCTGCCCCAGGAGGGCACCGTGCGCGAGAACCTGCTCTTCGCGGCCAAAGAGCTTGCGGGGCTGGTTTCGTGA
- a CDS encoding type II toxin-antitoxin system HicB family antitoxin: protein MYFPAAIFIEEGKAYGVALPDIPGCNTAGDTLEEALANVQDAVELALEDVAEKPAPKGLEAYKDDTDYAGAVWALVNVDLGFMDQRSVRVNVSFPAGTLEEIDRAAKGRGLSRSAFLVRAARHEMATM, encoded by the coding sequence ATGTACTTTCCCGCTGCGATCTTCATTGAGGAGGGCAAGGCATACGGTGTGGCCCTCCCGGACATTCCCGGCTGCAACACTGCGGGCGACACCCTGGAGGAGGCCCTGGCCAACGTCCAGGACGCTGTCGAGCTGGCGCTTGAGGACGTTGCCGAAAAGCCAGCTCCCAAGGGGCTGGAGGCCTACAAGGACGACACCGACTACGCGGGAGCGGTCTGGGCCCTGGTCAACGTTGACCTGGGGTTCATGGACCAACGCTCAGTCCGCGTGAATGTGTCTTTTCCCGCGGGCACGCTGGAGGAAATCGACCGGGCCGCCAAGGGGCGGGGGCTCAGCCGCTCCGCCTTCCTGGTGCGCGCCGCGCGGCACGAGATGGCGACGATGTAG
- a CDS encoding chemotaxis protein CheW codes for MDEVQKKQDAELMQLVTFSIGEEEFGVDILKVQEIIRMMEITRVPRAPEFVEGVINLRGKVIPIIDLRRRFGLVARSHDKNTRIIVIEINGMIVGFVVDSVSEVLRIPSSTVEPPPPVVSGMESEYISGVGKLEDRLLIMLDLDKLLSHEEQETLSGA; via the coding sequence ATGGACGAGGTTCAGAAGAAGCAAGACGCGGAACTCATGCAGCTGGTGACGTTCAGCATCGGCGAGGAGGAGTTCGGCGTCGATATCCTGAAAGTTCAGGAGATCATCCGCATGATGGAGATCACGCGGGTTCCGCGCGCTCCCGAATTCGTGGAGGGCGTGATCAACCTGCGGGGCAAGGTCATCCCCATCATCGACCTGCGCAGGCGCTTCGGCCTGGTGGCGCGCAGCCACGACAAGAACACCCGGATCATCGTCATCGAGATCAACGGCATGATCGTCGGCTTCGTGGTGGATTCCGTCTCCGAGGTGCTGCGCATACCCTCCAGCACGGTGGAGCCGCCGCCGCCCGTGGTCTCCGGCATGGAATCCGAATATATCAGCGGCGTTGGCAAGCTTGAAGACAGGCTGCTCATCATGCTTGACCTCGACAAACTGCTCTCCCATGAGGAGCAAGAGACGCTCTCCGGGGCGTAA
- a CDS encoding type II toxin-antitoxin system HicA family toxin, whose translation MNSAELIKVLEDAGFKLVGIRGSHHKFRHDDGRMTIVPHPKKDLGAGLVNKILRKDAKIR comes from the coding sequence ATGAACAGCGCGGAGCTCATCAAGGTCCTTGAGGACGCGGGGTTCAAGCTGGTGGGCATTCGCGGGAGCCACCACAAGTTTCGCCACGACGACGGCCGCATGACCATCGTCCCCCATCCGAAAAAAGACCTCGGCGCGGGGCTCGTGAACAAAATCCTGCGCAAAGACGCCAAGATCAGATAG
- a CDS encoding peptidylprolyl isomerase gives MRALLLAGLLMAVASLSGCGGEPMEPGVVALVNGRPVTLKTLEFVHGLKLYVQPGGEGEELKRLKSEYGQALAVLVVESLVAQELERRGLEPGEADVLRAETALRDGYPGNAFELTMAEEGVEPAIWRERLRARLAMDTLVAQVLRPRVVITPMEVQAYYKEHSREFAQPAAVKFLRIESKNAESLKKALDAAAKAKDPVDLLTVFDDVSIQTQAGTVESLPRKWRDTLAGLKPGQSGPVGAGGAGFQALLLLERSEPRVEGVTQVYPLVEKRLAEAKLSAEFSAWLEKALSGAVLQISPALVPEKGGG, from the coding sequence ATGCGCGCGCTCCTGCTGGCGGGCCTGCTGATGGCGGTCGCGAGCCTCTCCGGGTGCGGCGGCGAGCCCATGGAGCCGGGCGTTGTGGCCCTGGTCAACGGCAGGCCCGTGACCCTGAAAACGCTGGAGTTCGTGCACGGGCTCAAGCTCTACGTCCAGCCCGGAGGGGAGGGGGAGGAGCTCAAGCGGCTCAAGAGCGAATACGGGCAGGCCCTGGCCGTGCTGGTGGTGGAGTCCCTCGTGGCCCAGGAGCTCGAGAGGCGCGGCCTGGAGCCGGGTGAGGCGGACGTGCTGCGCGCCGAGACGGCCCTGCGCGACGGCTACCCCGGCAACGCCTTCGAGCTGACCATGGCCGAGGAGGGCGTGGAGCCCGCCATCTGGCGGGAGCGGCTGCGCGCCCGCCTGGCGATGGACACCCTTGTCGCCCAGGTGCTCCGGCCGCGCGTGGTGATCACGCCCATGGAGGTGCAGGCCTATTACAAGGAGCACTCCAGGGAGTTCGCCCAGCCCGCCGCAGTGAAGTTCCTGCGGATCGAGTCCAAGAACGCCGAGAGCTTGAAGAAGGCCCTGGACGCGGCCGCCAAGGCCAAGGACCCCGTCGACCTGCTCACCGTGTTCGACGACGTCTCCATCCAGACCCAGGCCGGAACCGTGGAGAGCCTGCCCCGCAAATGGCGCGACACCCTGGCCGGGCTCAAGCCCGGGCAGTCCGGCCCCGTGGGCGCGGGCGGAGCGGGATTCCAAGCCCTCTTGCTGCTGGAGCGCTCCGAACCCAGGGTCGAGGGCGTCACCCAGGTCTATCCCCTTGTGGAGAAGCGCCTGGCCGAAGCCAAGCTGTCCGCCGAGTTTTCCGCCTGGCTGGAAAAGGCCCTCTCCGGAGCGGTCCTGCAGATCAGCCCGGCCCTTGTTCCCGAAAAAGGGGGCGGCTAG
- the icd gene encoding NADP-dependent isocitrate dehydrogenase has translation MNKTVYYIIGDGIGPEVFAAARPVIDAAVSKAYGDSRKFEWKELLAGEKAYKHTGNYLPQETLDTLATAELAMKGPLGTPVGGGIRSLNVTMRQVLDLYACIRPIKYFQGIESPVKRPDLVDMIVFRENTEDVYAGIEWASGTPEAKRLIEFLRSMGKNVDETAGVGIKPMTPAGSKRLVKKAIEHAVAQKKSSVTLVHKGNIMKFTEGAFRAWGYELAAEEFSAQVMTEQEAKDGGTKPVILKDRIADAMFQEVLIRPEQYSVIATTNLNGDYLSDALAAQVGGLGLAPGVNMSAKLAFYEATHGTAPTIAGMDKANPGSLVLCGAMMCEHLGWHEAAQSIHKAMDAVISAKTVTVDLAGQIPGSTTVGCKAFGELLQKNL, from the coding sequence ATGAACAAAACCGTGTATTACATCATCGGCGACGGCATCGGGCCCGAGGTCTTCGCGGCCGCCCGCCCCGTGATCGACGCCGCCGTGTCCAAGGCCTACGGCGATTCCAGGAAGTTCGAGTGGAAGGAGCTTCTGGCTGGCGAGAAGGCCTACAAGCACACCGGCAACTACCTGCCCCAGGAGACCCTGGACACCCTGGCCACCGCCGAGCTGGCCATGAAGGGCCCCCTGGGCACCCCCGTGGGCGGCGGCATCCGCAGCCTGAACGTGACCATGCGCCAGGTGCTGGACCTCTACGCCTGCATCCGGCCCATCAAATACTTCCAGGGCATCGAGTCCCCGGTGAAGCGCCCCGACCTGGTGGACATGATCGTGTTCCGCGAGAACACCGAGGACGTCTACGCGGGCATCGAGTGGGCCTCCGGCACCCCCGAGGCCAAGCGCCTCATCGAGTTCCTGCGCTCCATGGGCAAGAACGTGGACGAGACCGCCGGCGTGGGCATCAAGCCCATGACCCCGGCCGGCTCCAAGCGCCTGGTCAAGAAGGCCATCGAGCATGCCGTGGCCCAGAAGAAGTCCAGCGTGACCCTGGTGCACAAGGGCAACATCATGAAGTTCACCGAGGGCGCGTTCAGGGCCTGGGGCTACGAGCTGGCCGCCGAGGAGTTCTCCGCCCAGGTGATGACCGAGCAGGAGGCCAAGGACGGCGGCACCAAGCCGGTGATCCTCAAGGACCGCATCGCGGACGCCATGTTCCAGGAGGTGCTCATCCGCCCCGAGCAGTACTCCGTGATCGCCACCACGAACTTGAACGGCGACTACCTCTCCGACGCGCTGGCCGCGCAGGTGGGCGGGCTCGGCCTGGCCCCCGGCGTGAACATGAGCGCCAAACTGGCCTTCTACGAGGCCACCCACGGCACCGCGCCCACCATCGCGGGCATGGACAAGGCCAACCCCGGCAGCCTGGTGCTCTGCGGCGCCATGATGTGCGAGCACCTGGGCTGGCACGAGGCCGCCCAGAGCATCCACAAGGCCATGGACGCCGTCATCAGCGCCAAGACCGTCACCGTGGACCTGGCCGGGCAGATCCCCGGCAGCACCACCGTGGGGTGCAAGGCCTTCGGCGAGTTGCTGCAGAAGAACCTGTAG